Part of the Episyrphus balteatus chromosome X, idEpiBalt1.1, whole genome shotgun sequence genome, CTATTGATAAAACAATATGTGTTTCAACAACAATAATCTCAGATAGACAACTCGCATACATGGTTGGTGAACATCAGGAAGAAGAAGCTATGGACACTCAAGAGGCTGATAATAGCTTAATAATACCGCCTCCCATTGAACCACCAACTCCTCCCGAAACACCGCCTGATAGTCCAGAACCAGCTGGATTAAATCAGCAACCGCAGCAGGAggaacagcagcagcagctcaTTAAGTCAGATCTAACCAAACCAGTGCAAATCTTAGAAAAACCGCAACCTCATCTAGAAGAGGAAGCGGAAACACGCCAAGTGGCTGATATTGATGATGATGCAAATATGAAACCAGCATCACCAATTGTAGTAGATTCATTGACGACACCAAATGAAATATTAGCCAGTATGGATACAACCACAAGCCCCCTACAAGCCGATGAGGACGATGCCGCTATTGCTGCTACGGCAATCgaacaaaaaattcaacaagaaaaacaacaacaacaagaacagcaacaaaaacaacaacaacaacaacaagtagTTGATGTTGCAAAAGTAAGTTCAACAACAGGACCAAAATTAGAAGATGAAGTTCGTTCCGAGGCGACTTTTTCTTACATTGTgcgaaatatttcaaaactaaaagaaaCCGAACTATCACCACCAACATATGTACGCAATTTGCCATGGCGAATTATGGTTATGGTGCGAAATCCTCGCAATCAACCAGAAGCCAAGTCACTAGGATTCTTTTTGCAGTGCAATGGCGAAAGTGATTCAACTACATGGTCATGTAATGCTTCGGCTGAATTGCGTTTAAAGTCATTCAAAGCTGGTCAAGAGGCTTTTGTGCAGAAAATCAAACATCTCTTTTATAGCAAGGAGAACGATTGGGGATTCTCGATTTTCATAGCCTGGAATGATATATTCAATCCGGATAAGGGTTACGTTCAGAACGATTGTATTGTGTTGGAAGTTCATGTTATGGCTGAAGCACCACACGGAGTATTTTGGGATTCAAAGAAGCACACAGGTTATGTTGGACTAAAAAATCAAGGAGCTACTTGCTATATGAATTCATTATTGCAAACGCTCTACTTTACTTGTCAGCTTAGAAAGTCTGTTTATAAAATGCCCACCGAGGCCGATGATAGTTCGAAGAGTGTTGGCTTGGCATTGCAAAGAGTATTCCATGATTTGCAATTTGCCGACAAACCAGTTGGTACTAAGAAATTGACCAAAAGCTTTGGATGGGAGACATTGGATTCCTTTATGCAGCATGATGTGCAAGAATTTTTGCGTGTTTTACTTGACAAACTTGAATCTAAAATGAAGGGCACATGCGTTGAGGGTACTGTTCCTCATTTATTTGAAGGCAAAATGTCATCGTacattaaatgcaaaaatgtggATTGCAATAGTACTCGCTGTGAGACTTTCTATGATATTCAACTCAATATTAAGAACAAAAAGAACATATATGAATCGTTCCATGACTATATCGATCCAGAGACTTTGGAGGGCGATAATAAATATGACGCGGGTATACATGGCTTGCAGGAAGCAGAAAAAGGTGTTATATTTACTTCTTTCCCGCcggttttgcatttgcatttgatGCGATTCCAATATGATCCGTTTACTGATAATTCAGTTAAATTCAATGATCGTTTTGAGTTCTATGATGAAATCAATTTGGATAGCTATTTAGCTGAGAAAGAATTAACCCCGGCTACCTATAAATTACATGCAGTATTGGTACATTCGGGTGACAATCATGGTGGCCATTATGTCGTCTATATTAATACCAATGCTGAGGGTAAATGGTGTAAATTTGACGATGATGTCGTCTCGAGTTGCACAAAGACGGAGGCCATCGAACAAAATTATGGCGGAGCCGATGATGAAATTGCCAATGCAAAAAATTGCAGCAATGCCTACATGTTAGTGTACATTCGTGTTTCTGAATTACCACGTGTTTTACAGGAGCTTACAGAGAATGATATTCCATCAGATTTGGTAGAACGTTTAAATGAGGAAAAGCGTATGGAGCAAGTTCGCCGCAAAGATCGTGCTGAAGCTGGATTGTATTTAGCTATTCATGTTATTCTCGAAGAGTACTTCGAAGGTAATCAAGGAACTGAAATATTTGATTTGGAAAAAGTTACAGTGAGGGcttttaaactcaaaaaaactcaaaccgTTGCCGATTTAATCCAAACCTTTGTGCTGGCATTCCGTGTGCATGAGAAGCGTATTCGAATTTGGCCATTGGCTCAGCGTTCCCAGGCTCAGAGATTTACCTACTTTAATA contains:
- the LOC129920529 gene encoding ubiquitin carboxyl-terminal hydrolase 7-like; this encodes METDNAANFAMITSPPADAIDKTICVSTTIISDRQLAYMVGEHQEEEAMDTQEADNSLIIPPPIEPPTPPETPPDSPEPAGLNQQPQQEEQQQQLIKSDLTKPVQILEKPQPHLEEEAETRQVADIDDDANMKPASPIVVDSLTTPNEILASMDTTTSPLQADEDDAAIAATAIEQKIQQEKQQQQEQQQKQQQQQQVVDVAKVSSTTGPKLEDEVRSEATFSYIVRNISKLKETELSPPTYVRNLPWRIMVMVRNPRNQPEAKSLGFFLQCNGESDSTTWSCNASAELRLKSFKAGQEAFVQKIKHLFYSKENDWGFSIFIAWNDIFNPDKGYVQNDCIVLEVHVMAEAPHGVFWDSKKHTGYVGLKNQGATCYMNSLLQTLYFTCQLRKSVYKMPTEADDSSKSVGLALQRVFHDLQFADKPVGTKKLTKSFGWETLDSFMQHDVQEFLRVLLDKLESKMKGTCVEGTVPHLFEGKMSSYIKCKNVDCNSTRCETFYDIQLNIKNKKNIYESFHDYIDPETLEGDNKYDAGIHGLQEAEKGVIFTSFPPVLHLHLMRFQYDPFTDNSVKFNDRFEFYDEINLDSYLAEKELTPATYKLHAVLVHSGDNHGGHYVVYINTNAEGKWCKFDDDVVSSCTKTEAIEQNYGGADDEIANAKNCSNAYMLVYIRVSELPRVLQELTENDIPSDLVERLNEEKRMEQVRRKDRAEAGLYLAIHVILEEYFEGNQGTEIFDLEKVTVRAFKLKKTQTVADLIQTFVLAFRVHEKRIRIWPLAQRSQAQRFTYFNIAEEYNRTLSSVIELQGPWVVFLELASPLHIGPLPIFEKKRDILLFFKYYDPANKRLHYLNCGQYALSFRISDLVPQVNLLLGFDPSTELTVYEECGNNPMQRLTNQSETLGRTLNLSNHDSLHGNILIFEKKHVDEKLELPTVEDYFRDLLSRIELTFCDKSNPNDPGFLLELSNRNTYDQMAHAVAIRINTDPNRIQFFKCIPNYKDTPGNALRCLYDCTIKDLLCFTKPRTPKKLFYQRLSMNIHELENKRQFKCQWLSSNLKEERELILYPNKSGTIKNLLEEAAKQIQFSDESTRKLRLVEVANHKLLPRPREDTTLESLQPPDTMANQSHHKIYRIEEVPRDELLLMDTEMLIPVAHFSKDIYSSFGIPFFIKARHGEPFSALKERIQIKLNIPEKEWEKFKFATVALGRIEYIADDNLAINLDIFKHTTQGGSPLPFFGLEHVNKSQKRTRYNYLEKAIKIYN